From the Verrucomicrobiia bacterium genome, the window TGGACGTCAAACCGACCAACGAAAAGCTGCGCGCGCGGGCGTGCCGCATCGTGGCGACTCTGAAGCGGTGTAGTGAAGAGCAAGCCCGTAAGCGGCTGGCGCGAAGCCACTGGAACGTCAAGAAAGTTCTCCGATGAGAAGGTGGCTGGTTGTCCTGTTCCTCCTGGCTGGCTGTGTGAAACCAGGGGACAATCGCGTCGAGATTTCGTACCAGACCATCGAGACATTGCCGGAACAACAGGCGCTTCACCAAAAGATCGTTGCCGAGTTTGAGAAGTCGCATCCGCAAATCCACGTGCGGGTCCTCTACGACACCTCCAAGTTTCAGAAACTGAATGTGCAACTGGCGGGCGGCGCGGCTCCCGACTTGTTCTACTACGTGGTGGATCGGCTCCCAGCGTTGGCGCAACGAGGCCAGGTTGCCGACCTGACAGAAAACTTTTCGTCCCTTGCCGATCAATTCTTTACGGAAGTTGTCGAGTCGTGTCAAATCAACGGCAGGCTCTGCATGGTGCCGTTCCACTTCAGCGCCGACGTCCTGTTTTACAACCGCGACTGGTTTGAAAAGGCCGGCGAACCAGTGCCGAATGAATCCTGGGATTGGCAGAAATTCGCGGAGGTCGCGGCCCGATTGGCAGCCCAGCGACAAGCGCGGATACCGACCGTTTTGCCGCGACCACTGCTCCTCGTGCAATCCTTCGGCGGGGTGCTCTTCACGGACGGGAAGTGCACAGTCAAGTCACCTGAGTCGGTTGCTGCGCTCCAATTCTATCGTGATCTGGTGACGCGTGGAATTGCCCCGACGACCGCGGCCATGGGTGAGGTGGAGGCGTTTGACGGCGTGAATCTGTTCCGCAATGGGAAGATACCGGTTCTCGTTGGACGCACGTATATGCTGACGGAGTTTGACCACATCGCTGATTTCCGTTGGGATGCGGCCCCTGTGCCCAAGGGCAAGGTACGCTGGTCGCGGTTGTCGGTCGGCGGCAATTGTGTATGGAATGGCACGAAGCATCCACAGGAAGCGTGGGATTTCGCGCGGTTCTATTCCACAGAAGGCGCGAGGATCGCCGCGAAGAGTCGAAATGCGATTCCCGCGTTGAAAGTCGCCGCGGCTTCGGCACAATTCCCGCCGGCAATGATGGAAGCGTTGAAGTATTCCCACCTGGACAATCCGTGGGGCTACGCCTTTTGGGACGAGTTCAACCAGAAGGCATTCTTTGAAACGACTGATGCCGTGGCCCTGGGGCGACTCACGCCAGATGCTGCCGCGCGCACGATTGAATCTCTCGGGAACGACCTGTTGC encodes:
- a CDS encoding sugar ABC transporter substrate-binding protein: MRRWLVVLFLLAGCVKPGDNRVEISYQTIETLPEQQALHQKIVAEFEKSHPQIHVRVLYDTSKFQKLNVQLAGGAAPDLFYYVVDRLPALAQRGQVADLTENFSSLADQFFTEVVESCQINGRLCMVPFHFSADVLFYNRDWFEKAGEPVPNESWDWQKFAEVAARLAAQRQARIPTVLPRPLLLVQSFGGVLFTDGKCTVKSPESVAALQFYRDLVTRGIAPTTAAMGEVEAFDGVNLFRNGKIPVLVGRTYMLTEFDHIADFRWDAAPVPKGKVRWSRLSVGGNCVWNGTKHPQEAWDFARFYSTEGARIAAKSRNAIPALKVAAASAQFPPAMMEALKYSHLDNPWGYAFWDEFNQKAFFETTDAVALGRLTPDAAARTIESLGNDLLHPR